TGGTGCGGCTACAGTCCGGAAATGCCGGCCAGACGGCGCAACTCCACCGCGGTGGCCGGGATCATCGACGCCACCTTCACGGCCTCGTCGCGGTCGTCGGCACCCAGCAGATACATTCCGGTGGCGATCTCCGCGCCCTCGGCGAACGGGCCATCCGTGATCAGCGTTTCGCCGTCACGGACGCGCACCGTCGTCGCGGTGGACCGGTCGTGCAGCGCGGCGCCCCCGATCACGTGGTCGCCCGCGGCGGCTGCGAAGTCCGCGTGCCGAGCCGACGCCGCCTCCCACTCCGGGGTGCCGGGCGGGTGCGCGGAGCCGGGCGGCTCCAGCAGCAGCGCAAGCCAGTCGTCACCGGTAAGCCGGCGCGACGGTTCGAGGGAGTGGACCACCGGCCACAATTCCACCGCCCCGAATGCGGCCACGGGGACGTCGCGTGCCAACGCCAGTGCGTCGTCGAGGTTCTCCACCTCGAACACGTAGTAGCCGCAGGCAATCTCGGCGGACTCGGCGAACGGACCGTCGGTGGCGATCGGCGCATCC
The nucleotide sequence above comes from Mycobacterium kiyosense. Encoded proteins:
- a CDS encoding transcription initiation protein, with translation MTARPRWQLFQNFHAKAGPAIRAGDALAPMAAGVRITGGQDAPIATDGPFAESAEIACGYYVFEVENLDDALALARDVPVAAFGAVELWPVVHSLEPSRRLTGDDWLALLLEPPGSAHPPGTPEWEAASARHADFAAAAGDHVIGGAALHDRSTATTVRVRDGETLITDGPFAEGAEIATGMYLLGADDRDEAVKVASMIPATAVELRRLAGISGL